A window of Heteronotia binoei isolate CCM8104 ecotype False Entrance Well chromosome 17, APGP_CSIRO_Hbin_v1, whole genome shotgun sequence genomic DNA:
CCCAGACAGGACACTCGGGCTCACAAAGACAGTGCTCTACCAGGACTCTCTGGTGTGTTCTGAAGGGCCGCTTCCCTTACCTCCAGCGTCACATTGGTTCCTGCCCCATCTCTAGGCTCGCATCCAAAAGCAGTTCCTCCAGCTCCTTCTCGTTCTTGCAGCAGCTCAGCTCTGAAAAGCAGAGGGCAGGGGAGAAAGTGTTGGGAGATTCAGCCAGCCACAAAAGCCACCTGTATACAGCAACGTGGGGAATTGCCAGACTGCCCTATGTGTCTGTGTCAGTTTGTGGTTTCTTTGAAGCCAGACCTGCACAGCTCTGAATGACATTTCAAGAAAAGTCGGGGAAGAGGAAAAGGATACTATGTGATGCAAAACCCCAGAACATTGGAGATCAGCTTTTTAACAAGcaatttccttctttccctttgaCTGTTTCCAGCATATTTTGGAGaccagcgggttggactagatgaccatgcaggtaccttccaactctatgattccacagCAGAGAAAAGAGCAAGCGTCcggtagcgccttaaagactaacaagatttgtggcaggggatgggctttcttgagtcactgctcacagTCTGAAGAAgtaaggtggtgggctctccttccttgggaggtttttaaacagaggctagatggtcatctgacagcaatgaagattctgtgaatttagggggaggtatttgtgagtttactgcattgtgcagagggttggactagatgaccctggagatcccttccagctctatgattctatgactcctgaaagctcatccttgccacaaattttgttaatagagaagactgcagatttataccccacctttctctatgaatcagtctcagagcggcttacaatctcctttacctcctccccccacaacagacaccctgcgaggtgggtggggctgagagtgctctcccagaagctgccctttcaaggacaactctgcgagagctatggctgacccaaggccattccagcaggtgcaagtggaggagtggggaatcaaacccggttctcccagcgacgagtctgcacacttaaccactacaccaaaccggctctctaacATGGCTACCTGGGCTTTATCTATGAACACAGAAAGGCACCGCTAAAGTTACCGTGGGTATTTTACGACCATCAGCAGTGAAGAAACACTGTAACAGGATTCCGTTTGATGAATGAGTCTGCTCTTGCACCCATGGGTCCACTGAAAGTCAGGCTCATGTGACTTCACGGTGCCCGGAGTTTAGTGgactgggaaagatttttggaaatGCCTTATTATAATTGTCAGGGAGATCAGATCTGAATAAACTTGTTAACGCTACTGGGTGGATAGAAGTCGATGGACAACTTTGCAAACAGCGTTTATCGCTGTGGTTGTTAAGACGAAGATAAAGTTTTAAAGTCTCCTGATGTAAGTCCTACTGGCGAATGGTTTTATTATGGTAAGCGATTTTTGTCAAGCTGTAATTTACTATTAGGGAAGGTGCCGCGACGTTAATCTTTGTTATTTGGGCTGTGGCTTTTGTTCTATGGCTGGGAACAGAACCGTGTTGTGATTTTTACTGATTCTACGTTTGTTGCTCGCTATAAGTCAGTAGCCAACTCAAATGTACTTGATGTGTACATGAACAATAACTTCAATGGAACCCATGAAGTCTCCTTATACAGCCTCAGGCCACTGGTCCACTGAGGTCGgctttgtctactcagaccggcagtggctctctagggtccctttcccatcacctcccgcctggccctttcatctggagatgctggcgattgaacctgggaccttctgcatgccaaacagaggctctaccactgagccacagccccacttcatgtttctccagggtctcaggctgaggtctttcccatcccctcctgcctggtcctttttaactgcagatgccggggattgaacctgggaccttctgcatgccaagcagaggctctaccactgagccacagccccacttcatggctctccagggtcccaggctgaggtctttcccatcccctcctgtctggccctttcatctggagatgctggggattgaacctgggaccttctgcatgccaagcagaggctctcccactgagccacagccccacttcatggctctccggggtcccaggctgaggtctttcccatcccctcctgcctagtcctttcaactggagatgctggggattgaacctgggaccttctgcatgccaagcagatgatctgccactgagctacagccctgcttcacagctctccagggtctcaggctgaggtctttcccatcccctcctgcctggtccttttaactgaagatgccagggatcgaacccgggatcttctgcatgccaagcagatgctctgccattgagctacAGTctcacttcatggctctccagggtctcaggccgaggtctttcccatcccctcctgcctggtcctttttaactgcagatgccggggattgaacctgggaccttctgcatgcctggcacaggctctgctactgagccacggcccttcccTTTATTTAACTTGGCACTGACACCGTCCATCTTATCATGTTATTATAAAGCAGGCAACATAATgtggagtcttttttttttttttttttagcaggggaGACTGATACCAGCCAACTGCTTTCAAAAAATGGGAGGGGGCAATTGGGACTTTTGTCCAGTACGGCTTCTGACTGGatctgcaattttttaaaaatgtcgcTCTGGTTGCACCTGCCATCACAGatcaagaatcttcactgtgtgactgaaggtaagcttgtggctggctccacctcccgcagcggccattttgtggctagctccgcctcctctggcagccatttcgtGGCGGCCATTCTGCACCCATCGTGCTGTGTCCGGATCCTGAAGGCGACttgaggctcaaaaaggttgcggACCCCTGGGCTATGGCCACGGCTGTGATGCCACAAGACAAAGAAACCAAAGCCCCTCTTTGTATAACAGAGAAAGTCCTCTCCTGCAACTCACAGGgctctcagacacacacacacacactctcttacCATGTTCCGCAGCACAACTGCCCATTTTGCAGTCGCGCCCAAAGGACGCATCCGGTAGTGCATGGGAAAAATCCGTCCTTAGTCCATTAGGCAGTGGGACGCTGTGAACTGCACCTGCGCAAAGCCCTGAGTTCATCTTTTCGGTGCCTAAGCTGGAGCTTGGTACGGAGGCCGACGTTTCAGAGTTGGCTGTTGACGCGGCAACAGTCTCTTTTGCCCGCCCGTCCAGGCAGCCAGTCTTTGTCGGCTGGCTCTGGGTGAGAGGGTCCGCCTGCTGTAGCGGGTCGGCCTGCAGACGAGGCCCACCCTCTTGCCGTGTGCTCTTTTCCTCTGCCTTCTCTGGCAGGCTCTCCACCCGCGTCACCACAAAGATTTTGTGGCCTCGGCCGGGGCTGGAAACCGCGATCCGCCTCTCGTTCGCAGGAGAGCTGGCTTGTGTTGGGGCCCCGCTCGTGACTCCAGCTCTAGCTTCACATTTTATTTCTTCTGTAGTGTTTGGCGGGGGAACTCTGGCTTCACAGCTAGGGGCCTCCTCGGCCTTTAAGGGGGAAGGACATGGCTCAGGGGGATCGCCACGCTCCGGCTCGCTGTGTTCCTGCGGTTGGGCGAGATCCTTCATCACCAGCTTTTCGTCGTCCTCTTCGTCCGTGTCAGAATCTGACTCTGATGACTCGTCGTTGCCATCGACGGCTGTCTTCTCTGGGGTCCCGTTCTCCTGGGACGTTAATGCCTCCTCGACTTCCTCTCCCTCTTCCAGCGCGGGGGTCGTGTCGCCGTTGGGCCCGCCGTCTTCCACGGGGCCCTCTTCGAGGGGTTCGGTGATGGTGATTTCGGGCATTGAGGCGGACTGCTGGAGCTTctgctctttctcttccttctctttggcCAGGACGAAGTTACGCTTGCAGCCATTTTGGATTTCGGTCAGGAGGGCTTTCTGTGTCTCGATAAAGCTCTTCACCTGCAACGGGAAGGAGAAAGACTGTTGAGCCAAGTGACAAGGCACGATTGCGAGCAGCGTACGATTGAGCTGCTTGGCTCAAGAAGGCAGGCACTGTCACTAATCGCTTAATTTAGAGACTCCTTTCTCAAACGAGAGTCAACGCGAATTGTACAATTTAAAACAGATTCGAGCCCTACTCATGTCTGACAAAGGGacatttgactcttgaaagtttataccctaaaactcttgttggtctctaaggtgctactggatttgaatccagcCCAAATCTTCACTTGCATTTCTATACACGCTTCAGAAGAAGCGATACCGGCTGAATAACGGCAGAACTTTTGTCCTAAAGAACGAGGACTGGCACGTCAACTAACAAACAATTTGTTGCAAGTGAAGCTTTGGTGATTTGTACACAGAAAAGCAAGCCAAGATTTGGGCTGAAAAAGGTCCAGATACCGAAACCGGTTCCCTTGCCTTGGCTTCTTTCAACATCATCTAAAGGAGTCTTACCTTGGCTGATATTTATGTTGGAAATAGGAAGAAACCTTGTTGGTTCTCATGAtacttggcattcagaaggtttATGTATTTGTGGACTGAGCATAGCAATGCAACACAATTTTTCTGATACAAATCTTGCACAGTATCTTTATTGTTTACTAGCAGTATTGTACACAGAAAAGCAAGTCAAGATTTGGGCTGAAGAAGGTCCAGATACCGAAACTGGTGTTCCAAAATATTATAAATACTGTTGTTGTTAATGCTATTGCAAGTGTGCTGCACGGTTTTCTCTTTATTGCCTATATTCACAAACGGCGGTTCTTAATACTGTTATGTGGTTTGGAGCAATTTGGAGAGCAGACTTGAATGGAGTCTACAGAAATGTTTCAGAATAATGCATTATGAATTGTTGATAGTAAGGCAAAATGAATAAGACTCAGCGAGACACAAAGTTGTGTCCAGATACTACTTACAAATCCAGCAAACTTACCTCCATACTGGAAGGAGACAGTCCCCTGAAGAAGAGTTTTGAGGCTCGAAACAACCCAAGGATGGGTCATTATGATCGTCGGACTATATTTATGATTATAAATTAATGAGGGTATTGATCATCTAAGAGACAGTAGGAACAAGAGTGCTTTCCGCATGGAGTAGTTTTTGTATGGTCTCTTGTAACTTGTATATTTCAATATATGTTATATTACTATTATTGAGATTTGAATTTGATATTGAATACAAAGGATTTATATATGTTGGTTCTAGTTGCTTTACTATttttacacggagagttttttCACAGGTTGTTAGCATCTCGAAGAAAGGGCAGTGAGCAATCAGAGAGGAAAATCAATCAATTCTGAGTCAAACTGGCTTCTCTCTCGTCTTAtgtaccctgtttttctaatagCTAACTAATATGTATTTCTCTTCTAGAACAGGGTAtcagaatattggggggggggggggttgtattgacatacttaaataagggatattggctgtttatcttattacatatactaacccatcctctactgtattttaatgcattcctttttttctaatggcaaactataatgatgttataatctcttgagtaacTATGCCCTTTATTTAAACCCAAAGCTAACAAAGCCAGAACGTtgcccagatttatggcacttcacacctatggcATCTATCTGCTTTTTAGCATCCGCCAAcatgtttcagcccagttaacaacactaacaaacGCAGACCCCAATCTGGgattcttttaatttgctaaaaccattcccatgactctacagaCCAACTCGCTGCccgcttatattaagaattgctgcttgccattcccatttttgtctgatgaagtctgcttaagagcgtacgaaagcttacattctgaataagacttagttcgtcttaaaggtgatactcgtctactgctttgttctgttgcttcacaccaacacggctgcccgcttggacctGGCTTCTCTTTGTAACATGCCCCccacagaagaggaagaaagacCTTAACTCATGAGGGAATTTTGCTACCTCTCATGCCAAGGGTAGCAACACTACGGCTTTTGGGAGCGCCGTGTGTGTTTAACAGAGCGTAGTTACCAGAGACAGCCAAGTCAACACTCTATGCCTGGAAGAAATGAACTTTCGGGAAGGAAACTTGAGCTGTCGAGCGTCGCACGGCTCCGATGTTGCCTTCTGCGCCTCGGGTGGGATCGTATTACTGCCTCACGATGCGGGCAGTTTTTCAAATGCGATGCTGCGGATGAGCACAGTTCCCGCAATCCCACGCTGCTGTCGAAATTCGAAGCGGCTTCCCTCGAGTCGAGTGACTGAGAACCAACCGGGCCAGCACCGGACAGCCGATCTTGCGGCCAAAACTATGGGGATGTCGGGGAAGGGTATGTGTGTTTTCATCCGCAGGTTATGCTTGTGCTGCTCTGCGCAGCTGTGTTGCccggggagaaaaggacttccttctgTACGCCTCTCTGCCTGAAATTAATTAGGGCTGCTTTTGCGGATGCCGTTAATTGCGCGCAATTTTCGCTCGGCAGCGAACGCTTTGCAGAACTCCGAATGTCTCCGCTCAGCCTGACGACAGTGCGGGATAAAAGATGCTCGGACGGACCGTCTCGCCCGGCCCAGGCTTACCGATTCCTTTTTGGGCTCCCTGTCGAGGTCCAGTCTGAGCAGGGAGTGGTTGACCTTCAGGGCCAAGGACAAGGCCATCAGCCCCCCCGTCTTGATCTCGTTTTCTCGCAGGTCCAGGCGGAGCAAGCGAGGGCTCTCGGCGATGAACTCGGCCACAGCCACCGCACCTGGAACGTCACAAGAGGTGCCTGACGTGAATGCGGGTGAGGGAAGCTTCTCTGCCTCTCAAGCGGCGTAAGAACATAAGTACAAaagagaagtcacgttggatcaggccaatggcccatccggtacaactctgcgtcacacagtggccaaaaaaaccccaagtgcctcaggaggtccacctgtgggaacaggacacttgaagccctctcactgtgcccccccagcacccagaatacagagcatcactgccccagacagagagttccatctgtaccttatggctaatagccactcatggacctctgctctatagaagaacataagagaaggcatgttggatcaggccaatggcccatccagtccaacactctgtgtcacacagtggccaaaaaatccccaagtgccatcaggaggtccatcagtcgggctagaagccctcccactgtgccccccccccaagcaccaagaatacagagcatcactgccccagacagagagctccatctataccttgtggctaatagccacgggtggacttctgctccatatgcttatcctatcctgtcttgaagctggctatgcttgtagctgccgccacctcctgtggcagtgaattccacgtgttaatcaccctttgggtgaagaagtgctttgtttaatccgttttaacccgattgctcagcaatttcattgaatgtccacgagttctcgcattgtgagaaggggagaaaagtacttctttctccaccttctctatcccttgcataatcctgtaaacctctatcatgtcaccccgcagtagacgtttctccatgctaaagagccccaagcgttttaacctttcttcatagggaaagtgttccaacccttgaatcattctagttgcccttttctgcacttttcccaatgctataatacaggggtggccaacagtagctctccagatgctttttgcctacaactcccatcagccccagccattggccatgctggctggggctgatgggagtcgtaggcaaaaaaagcatctggagagctaccgttggccacccctgctataatatcttctttgaggtgtggtgactcactctgtttcctattaatgagccagtttttgatccgcaagaggacctgtcctttcacTCCAGGAccctcgagcttactaaggagcctttgatgaggaactttatcaaaagctttctggaagtcaaggcaaacGACAtccattgggtcccctttgtccacatgcttgttcaccccctcaaagaactctaaacaGGTTAGGCGGAGAACCGTCCGGCCCGGCGGGAAGAGGGCGAGGCCCGACTCACCTTCGCACGTCAGCTTCGTTGAGGCCAAGCCCAGCCGGAGCACCGAGCGGTTGCCGATGAGCCCATTCTTCAGGTTGCGGACGCCTTCGTTGCCGATGGGGTTGTGGCCCAGGTTCAGTGTCTccaggctctgcatgtgaggctGAGGGGGCAAGTGGGGAAAGACGGGCCGTCAATGCGTGATTAAGGGCTCGTTCAGAGAGCGGCTGGCTGGCGTGTCTCCTGATTGCGGAACTGCCCACCTGCTGGGCTTATAGCTATCTAAAGCAGCAGAGACGTCAACAGCTCCCAGAGGACCTGGCACGGGGCTTGGTTGAGAAGGCAGGCCTTCGCCCCTCCCTATCTGGGGATCCAAAGCtactgggagggggaagaagacaagacaatttaaaccaggggtgtcggactcagagccagtttggtgtggcagttaattgtgtggattcttatctgggagaaccggtttggattcccccctcctccacttgcagctgctggaatggccttgagtcagccatagctaaggcagaggttgtccttgaaagcacagcttttgtcagagctctctcagccccacccacctcacagggtgtctgttatgggggaagaagatataggagattgtaagctgctctgagactgattcagagagaagggcgggatatagatctgcagtcttctttttctcaaacaacataagagaagccatgttggatcaggccaatggcccatccagtctaacactctgtgtcacacagtggtcaaaacaaaacaaaacccaaagtaccatcaggagattcacaagtggggctagaagcccttccacttgccccccccccccccccaagcaccaagaatacagagcatcactgccccagacagagagttccaacaatacgctgtggctaatagccactgatggacctctgctccatatgtttatccaatcccctcttaaagctgtctatgcttgtagccgctgccacctcctgtggcagtgaattccacatgttaatcactctttgggtgatgaagtacttccttttatccgttctaacccgactgctcagcaatttcattgaacgtccacaaattcttgagaaagggagaaaagtacttctttctctaccttctctatcctatgcataatcttgtaacctctatcatgtcaccccgcagtcgacgtttctccaagctaaagagccccaagtattttaacctttctcATTCATTATGCgggccggatatgacataaatgagacctttttgggccgggccacgtgtgtcataaaatgtaatgccaggtagcagacacagacacacacaattaaagattttttttaaaaaaaaaccttaaaataaaatgcctaaaacattagcattcttgcaatatttgttTAGAtgatagaagatgaagatgatattggatttatatcccaccctccactccaaagagtctcagagcggctcacaatctcctttcccttcctcccccacaacagacaccctgtgaggtgggtggggctggagagggctctcacagcagctgcccttttaaggacaacctctgccagagctatggctgacccaaggccattccagcagctgcaagtggaggagtgggggaatcaagcccagttctcccagataagagtctgccctttcaaggacaacctctgccagagctatggctgacccaaggccattccagcaggtgcaagtggaggagtggggaatcaaacccggttctcccagataagagtctgccctttcaaggacaacctctgccagagctatggctgacccaaggccattccagcaggtgcaagtggaggagtggggaatcaaacccggttctcccagataagagtctgccctttcaaggacaactcctacgagagctatggctgacccaaggccattccagcaggtgcaagtggaggagtgggggaatcaagcccagttctcccagataagagtctgccctttcaaggacaacctctgccagagctatggctgacccaaggccattccagcaggtgcaagtggaggagtggggaatcaaacccggttctcccagaaaagagtctgcacacttaaccactacaccaaactggctctgataactggcacctcttgttctgaattactgtACTAAAAACTGGCGGCAAtggctgtgctgtagcaatcttgagtatgctgttcaggtgttgttgaAGTGTgtctctgtaagttgcaaacctacttattacctttaaaggtcattacctttaaagccctatatgatcaagggcctgcctacctgagggaccgtctctccccatatgaaccccagagagtactgaggtcagcgggaaagaaccagctgaacatccctgggccaaaggaggccaaattgaagaacacacggGAACGGGCCTTccagatgaagtgcgggccctgcggagtctgcacagggcctgcaagaccactctttttaagttGGCCTTCACTTAACATTGAGCCAAGATAGATTtgctgtagacgtatcccgcCATTAAATTCACTGAAGATCTGGAAcatagcaccataaatgttaattttaataggaATGTTGGTTTAAATGACGGTTTTAtttaatgtagtatttattgaattatatggattttattgtatattgaatttatatgtcgtgagcctccctgagcctgcttcggcggggtgggcgggatataaataaaatgtattattacttttgatttgcttgtgggcctgacagGATTGCCTCTGGAGAAAGAACGTTCGAGGGTCAAAGCACCCTTCGTCCGATAACTGACCTAAGAGATCTGtgagtctcataagaacataagagaagtcatgttggatcagggcagtggcccatccagtccaacactctgtgtcacataagaacataagagaagccatgttggatcaggccagtggcccctccagtccaacactctgtgtcacataagaacataagagaagccctgttggatcaggccagtggcccctccagtccaacactctgtgtcacataagaacataagagaagccatgttggatcaggccagtggcccctccagtccaacactctgtgtcacataagaacataagagaagccctgttggatcaggccagtggcccctccagtccaacactctgtgtcacataagaacataagagaagccatgttggatcaggccagtggcccctccagtccaacactctgtgtcacataagaacataagagaagccatgttggatcaggccagtggcccctccagtccaacactctgtgtcacttaagaacataagagaagccatgttggatcaggccaatggcccatccagtccaacactctgtgtcacacaatggccaatatatatatatatatatatatatacacacacacacaccctgtggctaatagccactaatggacctctgctccatatttttatccgctcccctcttgaaggtggctatgcttgtagccgccgccacctcctgtggcagtgaactccacatgttaatcaccctttgggtgaagaaggacttccttttatccgttctaatccgactgctcagcaatttcatggagtgcccgcgagttcttgtattgtgagaaagggagaaaaggacttctttctctactttctccatcccaggcataatcttgtaaaacttgtggtcaatagccactgatggacctctgctccatatttttaaccaatcccctcttgaagctggctgtgcttgtagctgccaccacctcctgtgacagtgaattccgcgtgttaatcaccctttgggtgaagaagtctcaaaagctcctaccctgaaaATCTTACCCCCGAAAGCCGCTACCTCGAAAGCTCCTACCCCGAAGGTGCTACTGGCTTTGAATCtcgctcttctactgcagacctgcCCGGCCAACCCTCTGTGACTACCCTGGACTCACCAAGGTCACGCCCATGTAAGCCATGCCGGTGTGAGTCAGCTGGTTGTTCCAGAGCACCAGGGTGACCAGGCCTTTCCGCTGCTCCTTCAGCCCTTCGCAGAGGTAGgccagccctgcaaagcaagcggACGGACGGCGTCAGGGAAACGAGAGGggcggcagggggaggggggggagagcggAGGGAGCCGCTGCCTGCCTTTTGCAGGAGCCGAGCCCTCCCTCGTCGGGAGGCGAGAACACGCAGGCTCAGCcgatcctcttcctccttccttgggGACTTCCGCTCTGGCAACAGGAAATGGCTCACGTCTCAAagtactttttcttttttaaaaaaagccaaacAAAGAAGGgcaagatagatccaagcgggcagccgtgtcggtctgaagcagctgaacgaagcaggagtcaagcggcacccttaagaccgacaaagttttattcggaacgtaagcttttgtgcgctctctaagcacgcttcgtcagacgaggggatcagctATCGAAGGGAAAGCCAGCGCGTTTGGCACCTCGGAACGTAAGAAGAGCGCGACTGCATCAGACCAGcggcccatctagcccagcatcctgtttcctgcAGAGGCCAACCGGTGCCCCTGATGGCCAAAACCAAGAGATATTCCAAactggtttgccatcgcctgcttctgtatagagaccctggacttccttggtggtctctcaatcCGCCAATAGCCGAGGCCGACcccgcttaacttctgagatcgggctcgcctgggccatccaggtcagggatgcATCACCTCATTGGACAAAAAGCAGGTGAGGAGCTCTTGATACTGGATGCGGAGCTGCACCGCTCTAAGCTCACTGTAATCAGTGGGCTCAGGAGGAAGAAACGATGCACAGAAACACACTGTTAATAAGGCAACACGCTCCTGTTTTTTAAGCTGTTGCATACACTTCTCCCTTAGGCTTATTTGGtgcagcac
This region includes:
- the PPP1R37 gene encoding protein phosphatase 1 regulatory subunit 37; the encoded protein is MRREEGAPPLTDAHSACPAMECVQVSPMQQQQGKAAEGDHLLLLLPSNVQKEEAEAVLRASDPWAASRVDSSPSGMELQDTADFSSHLQNPDSLHSPPNPLAVGSHPDGSTVDHSATKEDLRETVAETGELQPAGKETSGLSVQENVSVGEVAHSGSSLVTEADITARECLRDAEKSPQRDSCLQEKSDSLSQNCSLEADARVDGECPQVDHLDQASPPAEDGKLKPGAKRVTFPSDEDIVSGAVEPKDPWRHAQNVTVEEILTAYKQACQKLNCKQIPKLLKQIQEFKDLTPRIDCLDLKGEKLDSKTCEALEEIFKRLQFKIVDLEQTNLDEDGASALFDMIEYYESATHLNISFNKHIGTRGWQAAAHMMRKTNCLQYLDARNTPLLDHSAPFVARALRISNSLTVLHLENASLSGRPLMLLATALKMNVNLRELYLADNKLNSLQDSAQLGNLLKFNCSIQILDLRNNHVLDSGLAYLCEGLKEQRKGLVTLVLWNNQLTHTGMAYMGVTLPHMQSLETLNLGHNPIGNEGVRNLKNGLIGNRSVLRLGLASTKLTCEGAVAVAEFIAESPRLLRLDLRENEIKTGGLMALSLALKVNHSLLRLDLDREPKKESVKSFIETQKALLTEIQNGCKRNFVLAKEKEEKEQKLQQSASMPEITITEPLEEGPVEDGGPNGDTTPALEEGEEVEEALTSQENGTPEKTAVDGNDESSESDSDTDEEDDEKLVMKDLAQPQEHSEPERGDPPEPCPSPLKAEEAPSCEARVPPPNTTEEIKCEARAGVTSGAPTQASSPANERRIAVSSPGRGHKIFVVTRVESLPEKAEEKSTRQEGGPRLQADPLQQADPLTQSQPTKTGCLDGRAKETVAASTANSETSASVPSSSLGTEKMNSGLCAGAVHSVPLPNGLRTDFSHALPDASFGRDCKMGSCAAEHELSCCKNEKELEELLLDASLEMGQEPM